One uncultured Tolumonas sp. genomic window carries:
- a CDS encoding tyrosine-type recombinase/integrase, whose amino-acid sequence MKRSRKNPEDNWMPPRVYLKGPSYFFRPRGGGAIKLCSADKAQSFVWYEYEKLINENTLSYTVSKLIDEFFGSSDYKDLSPATKSDYRKNSKNIILVFGKMDAERVEPKHIRAYMDKRGLSSRVQANREKAFFSRSYRWAYERGKVKLNPCKGVKQFTERARDKYITDSEYELVYRLAPQTIKVAMELSYLCAARKGDVLIMKWSQVQDDGIFIQQGKTGVKQIKLWSKRLVKAIKMAETLSNNSLRPYIVVKTDGHPYTASGFDSAWQDLMKKAREQSSWPLDFTFHDIKAKAISDVGGTSKDKQKISGHKTEAQVSTYDRSIKRVPAVDDVKENP is encoded by the coding sequence ATGAAGCGATCAAGAAAGAATCCAGAAGATAACTGGATGCCGCCAAGAGTTTATTTAAAAGGACCTTCTTATTTCTTTCGGCCTCGCGGTGGCGGGGCTATCAAATTGTGTAGCGCAGATAAGGCGCAATCATTTGTTTGGTACGAATACGAAAAATTAATTAACGAAAACACCCTGTCTTATACAGTCTCGAAACTAATTGATGAATTTTTTGGATCTTCTGATTACAAAGATTTGTCTCCGGCAACAAAAAGTGACTACCGCAAGAACAGCAAAAATATCATTTTAGTGTTTGGTAAAATGGATGCAGAACGGGTCGAGCCGAAGCATATTCGTGCTTACATGGATAAGCGCGGACTCAGTTCCCGAGTGCAAGCTAACCGTGAAAAGGCGTTTTTCTCTCGGTCTTACCGCTGGGCCTACGAGCGCGGGAAAGTGAAGTTAAATCCATGCAAAGGCGTCAAGCAATTCACAGAACGGGCCCGCGATAAGTACATCACTGACTCAGAATACGAGCTGGTTTATAGACTGGCGCCCCAAACGATCAAGGTTGCCATGGAACTGAGCTATTTATGTGCAGCAAGAAAGGGTGATGTGCTGATCATGAAATGGTCTCAAGTTCAGGATGACGGAATTTTCATTCAGCAAGGAAAGACTGGCGTTAAGCAAATTAAGTTGTGGTCGAAGCGTCTTGTTAAGGCAATAAAAATGGCTGAGACACTGAGCAATAATTCTCTGCGGCCCTATATTGTCGTCAAAACCGATGGTCATCCCTACACGGCAAGCGGCTTCGATTCGGCGTGGCAAGACCTCATGAAGAAGGCCAGAGAGCAATCTAGTTGGCCGCTAGACTTTACTTTTCACGACATCAAAGCCAAGGCGATCAGCGATGTTGGCGGTACAAGCAAAGATAAACAAAAAATTAGTGGGCACAAAACTGAGGCTCAAGTGTCTACTTATGACCGCTCGATCAAGCGCGTACCAGCCGTGGATGATGTGAAGGAAAATCC
- a CDS encoding DUF4224 domain-containing protein: protein MDTNFILTEAELVELTGYVLPSKQRMVLDGMGIRYSIRRDGHIRTTWPWLSMVQAKPIQEDIGFNLEALG, encoded by the coding sequence ATGGATACTAACTTTATTTTAACTGAAGCCGAGTTGGTTGAACTGACTGGCTACGTGTTACCGTCAAAGCAGCGCATGGTGCTCGATGGAATGGGTATTAGATATAGCATTCGAAGAGATGGACATATTCGCACTACCTGGCCTTGGCTTTCTATGGTTCAAGCAAAGCCTATTCAGGAAGATATCGGCTTTAATCTGGAGGCGCTGGGATGA